The genomic segment gtacggtggtcctgaggcggttaatttatttttattactattataGGCTGATGAACTGTACCGTTTCTAGACAAGAAGACACcaaaaaactttaaaggggttgtcccatgacaacAATTTACTCCCTATCCACGGGAGAATGGATAGGAATCAGACCACTGGGGCCCCTGCTGATCACAAGAATAGGGTCCGTGTTCCCCCATCTGAATGGAGCGGCTGGATACACATGCACTCTGCcaatccattcaactctatgaagCTGCTGAGATAGCTGAGCACTTGTACTCTGCTATCCCCAGCAGCCTCATAGATTTGAATGGATTGCCAGACATGCATGCGTGTCTGCTATTCTATTCAAATGGGGAACACAAGCAACTGTTCTCATGATCAGCAGGGGCACCAGTGGTCCGACACCTGAAAATCTGACACTTACCCACctcatcctgtggatagggaatacgtTGTTGTcatgggacaagccctttaaatgtagACAGGCATATTAAAACAAGCAAATGTGCAGCATGTACACTCACGTCACTAGGACTCTCagtgggaaagtcatctacaggtGGTATAGCTCCTTGAGCTATTAACTGGCCGTAGGATGGTGGTGCTTGCTGCTGGATCAATTCTGCATCCATACGGGATAAAGGTGCGAAAATGCTGTGGAAAAACAACACAGTAAAAAACGGtttgcttttctgtgaagggcTGAATGTTGTCTAGAAAATCCTTATACTACGACTGATGCTCACCTATACTCGCGTGCTCGTGAGGTATAGAGACGGCATGTACATCCTAATGCTACCACGAGCAAAGTAGCACATATCAAGCTTCCTATAATAGCAGCAGCGATCACTTTACGGGGAAGTATGTAGCCACAGTTCTTCTCGTCACTTCCATCCCGACAATCAGCTTGCCCGTCACATACCCAGGCTTCATACACACAGCGCTCCAAATCACAATGGAAGCCGCCAGGCTGACAACCACGACAACCTTTTTCATCTGTGTTATCTTGGCAAGAAGTCTGGTAATTACACCTCTCACTAATGGGGTAACAGCCACGACTTGAAGCACATGGAAAGTGCCCCTCAGGACAATTAGTACAATTAACTTCATCTCTGCCATTGGCACAGTCCCAGATTCCATCGCAACGTTGAGAGTCTGAAAAACAGCCACCGCCAACCTCCACCCCATCATTCCATAAAATACCTGGACTGGAGCCACAAGGTTGGTCCCAAGGAAGGCAGTAGCCTTGTATCCGATAAGTGGCATTAAAGCCTCTGGGCTGAACTGATGGAAACCATCCACTGTTGGTGTTAAAGCCAGGAAGATGAAATCGAGACGGTGCTGATCCCATTCGGTCAGAAAAGTGAGGACCAGGGTCGTGGTTCTCATTGCTGGGAAATCTCAAGCCAGAGTCATAGGGTACAGAGGAATCAATATTAGGATAACGGTGGATATTTGTGTTGTACTGATATATAACCGTTActctgccacctacagactctactGTGACAGACTTGCCATTGCTCTGGTAGGACAAGGCACGAAGAAGGTGTGAAGTATCTCCATTGCCATTTTCATAAACTGTGAGTGCATCTTGCTCAGAAAGCTGCAATGAAGAAAATTGCAAAGCAAGTCCACGGCTATCTTCAGAATCAATAAGCCAACGGCAATGAAATGGTGAAGCAGAGGGTGGATAACCTGGATATCCAGGAGAAGAGAAGACTCCATAAAAATCTTTCAGGTTAAAGTTGCAGTATGAAGAACATAATATTTCATCAGATTTATCCTTGCAGTCATAAGAGCCATCACAAATTGAAATTGGTGGAAGACAGCCAGAGTCGCACTGAAAAAAACCTGGTTGGCAGGCTGATGAGTCTGCAAGACAAGAAAAACAGGTTAATCCTACCCCAACTTCCTTATTTCGTAATTTTCAAGACTGAATACATGCTTAAGAAATCTCATAATGCAACAAAGTCAATATTCACACccaacagatggcaggtggtactTGATGATGCCAGATACATAACGTTATGAACTCCTCAGTTGCTCTGTACACTGCAAATATattcaaaaatttgattaaatCCTCTGATTTATTTCTTACAACACTATATAGTAAGAGACATCTCTAAAGCCTTAGAATATGCTAGCACCAACACCTCCTATAAGCCTTTGTTGCTAGTGAGCAGGGAAGTTACGGACATGGGTGCTGatattctaagggctctttcacacttgcgttgtccggatccgtcgtgtactccatttgccggaggtgcccgccggatccgtaacaccgcaagtgaactgaaagcatttgaagactgatccgtcttcaaaatgcgttcagtgttactatggcagccaggacgctattaaagtcttacagtccgtgcggctcccggggcgctccagaatgacgtcagaacaccccatgcgcatggatgacgtgatccatgcgacacgtcatccatgcgcgtggggcgccctgaggtcactctgaagcgccccgggagccgcacggacggtaagtatactgctcccccgctccccactacactttaccatggcaaacaggactttagcgtcctggcagccatggtaaccattcagaaaaagctaaacgtcggatccggtaatgcgccgtaacgacgtttagcttaaggccggatccggattaatgcctttcaatgggcattaattccggatccggccttgcggcaagtgttcaggatttttggccgtagcaaaaagcgcagcatgctgcggtattttctccggccaaaaaacgttccggccctgaactgaagacatcctgatgcatcctgaacggatttctctccattcagaatgcattgggataatcctgatcaggatttttccggcatagagccccgacgacggaactctatgccggaaaagaacaacgcaagtgtgaaagagccctaaattggGTGATCCAAGACGATGGCAAATAAATATTGCTGTATAGCAACACATGATTTGCTATGATTAGCTTGGGAAGTACATTTATTTTATGGTAACATCCCTGGGCTCCATAGCAGTAAAGAGGTTACTATCTGCATCCCTGATGGCCTAGGGCAGAATAGGGTTAATGCTAGTATCCCTGGTGACCTTGGGCAGAATAGGATTGATGTCAGCATCTCTAGTGGTCTAGGGCAGAGAAAGGTTTAATTTTGCATATTAAGTGcctagtgcagggatggccaacctgaggctctccagctattgcaaaactacaactcccagcatgcccagacagcctacagctatcagcctacagcagggcatggtgggagttgtagttttacaacagctggagagccgcatgttggccatgcctggtctaGTGGGTTACACACCCTCCAGGGTCCAATGTTGTCCTGAAGCAGGAAGGCTGTTATGACCCCTCGCATTACTCCTATGTTCCCCTGTGTTAGAGAGACTGTTATCCATACTTCTGTGTAACTTCtctccacacagactgctccccatgctatGCCCCTGTTCTCACAGCCTGCTCAGTTAGGCCTTATTCAAacgaacataaaataaaataaataaattgaatgCCCCTTTTTTCATCAGTTTTCATTGGGCATTTCTTAGCAATGGACACATGAGAAACAGATAGGTCCAACACCAATTAGCTGGTGCTGGGACTACACGGCTCAGTCCATGTCTGCAGTGCACGTAGCTGTCTATTGCAGCGCTGCTACCATTCAATGTGGGCAGTGCTGCAGTACCTAGATCCGTCCACTAGAGAAAATGGACAGCTGTACAGTTCTGGCGCTGGAGCTACAGAAGAACCGCTggcagatccccccgtaacagatactgatggcctatcccgaGGATTATTAAAGTaatggaaaaccccctttaatggGCGAGTCAGGTGTACAAAAATGGATCAGAACAGGGCGTGCAGCGAGTTTCTTGAAACAGAAGCACAGtcttttgggaagggggggggggggaaggaaagggAGGTGTGAACAGCTCCACTGACTTGTTTGGGTCCGTATGCTGTCCATTGTTaaagcagacagcacatggaggtGAAATACGTCCATGTGAATAAGG from the Bufo bufo chromosome 2, aBufBuf1.1, whole genome shotgun sequence genome contains:
- the LRP10 gene encoding low-density lipoprotein receptor-related protein 10, producing MSLLLTLLLYGHLAFIKGSVYDSSACQPGFFQCDSGCLPPISICDGSYDCKDKSDEILCSSYCNFNLKDFYGVFSSPGYPGYPPSASPFHCRWLIDSEDSRGLALQFSSLQLSEQDALTVYENGNGDTSHLLRALSYQSNGKSVTVESVGGRVTVIYQYNTNIHRYPNIDSSVPYDSGLRFPSNENHDPGPHFSDRMGSAPSRFHLPGFNTNSGWFPSVQPRGFNATYRIQGYCLPWDQPCGSSPGILWNDGVEVGGGCFSDSQRCDGIWDCANGRDEVNCTNCPEGHFPCASSRGCYPISERCNYQTSCQDNTDEKGCRGCQPGGFHCDLERCVYEAWVCDGQADCRDGSDEKNCGYILPRKVIAAAIIGSLICATLLVVALGCTCRLYTSRAREYSIFAPLSRMDAELIQQQAPPSYGQLIAQGAIPPVDDFPTESPSDGSFMGNLRSLLQFLHQTPPLPAGGLNELPPRHRPPRPVRRLLRRLRRWGLLPPRTQGTQTEPSQNPNTDPSQQTSENSNHTSAPLLPVKTPLDSPGYSVSMTEPSASSQHPCSVEDRSGLMMGVLQVVRERVLHPSSADHLLNGTRGERFGQDALGLEGAEDEDEMLLLPLAEGYDEAAGDVGLILC